The following proteins are co-located in the Bosea sp. AS-1 genome:
- a CDS encoding metal ABC transporter permease — MLYDLFIGPFAEFDFMRRALVGVMALSVSGAPIGVFLMLRRMSLTGDAMAHAILPGAALGYLVAGFSLPAMTIGGLAAGFAVALAAGAVARATVLKEDASLAAFYLISLALGVTIVSLRGSAVDLLHVLFGNVLALDDGVLILLAGVATISLLALAALYRPLVLECVDPGFLRSVSRSGGFVHLAFLALVVLNLVAGFNALGTLLAVGMMMLPAAAARFWTADITRLLLLATGFGMVAGYGGLIVSYAAGSSLPAGPAIILAAGVLYICSLLFGSQDGVARRLLPRAHLQR, encoded by the coding sequence ATGCTTTACGATCTCTTCATCGGCCCCTTTGCCGAGTTCGATTTCATGCGCCGCGCGCTCGTCGGCGTGATGGCGCTGTCGGTCTCGGGCGCGCCGATCGGCGTCTTCCTGATGCTGCGGCGGATGAGCCTCACCGGTGATGCCATGGCCCATGCCATCCTGCCGGGCGCGGCACTGGGCTATCTCGTTGCCGGTTTCTCGCTGCCCGCGATGACCATTGGCGGGCTCGCCGCCGGCTTCGCGGTCGCGCTCGCCGCTGGCGCCGTGGCGCGTGCGACGGTGCTCAAGGAGGATGCCTCGCTCGCCGCCTTCTACCTGATCTCGCTGGCGCTCGGCGTCACCATCGTCTCGCTACGCGGCTCGGCGGTCGACCTGCTGCATGTGCTCTTCGGCAATGTGCTGGCGCTCGACGACGGTGTGCTGATCCTGCTCGCCGGGGTCGCGACCATCTCGCTTCTGGCGCTGGCGGCGCTCTATCGGCCGCTGGTGCTGGAATGCGTCGATCCCGGTTTCCTGCGCTCGGTCAGCCGTTCGGGCGGCTTCGTGCATCTCGCTTTCCTTGCCCTCGTCGTGCTCAACCTCGTCGCCGGCTTCAACGCGCTCGGCACGCTGCTCGCGGTCGGCATGATGATGCTGCCGGCGGCTGCCGCGCGGTTCTGGACTGCGGACATCACAAGGCTGCTGCTGCTGGCGACCGGCTTCGGCATGGTCGCGGGCTATGGCGGCCTGATCGTGTCCTATGCGGCGGGTTCTAGCCTACCTGCCGGCCCGGCGATCATCCTGGCCGCCGGCGTGCTCTATATTTGCTCGCTTCTGTTCGGCTCGCAGGACGGTGTTGCGCGACGCCTCTTGCCTCGGGCTCATCTTCAGAGATAG
- a CDS encoding TAXI family TRAP transporter solute-binding subunit — MTMLFRRRQLAGLAAAVLLAAAPAGARAQEFINILTGGTSGVYYPMGVALSKIYGEKIPNVRPTVQATKASVENLVLLQQGRGEIAFTLGDSLDAAWKGDEEAGFKAPLKKLRGISAIYPNYVQIVASKESGINTLADLKGKRLSVGAPKSGTELNARAILAAAGLSYKDLGKVEYLPFAESVELMKNRQLDATLQSAGLGVASLRDLSTSVEINVVEVPKAVIDKAGTPFISATIPANTYTGQSAAVNTAAVVNFLVTHEGVKEELVYQMTKNIFENLGDLAASHAAGKEIKLEKALEGMPVPLHPGAARYFKEKGMKVGS; from the coding sequence ATGACAATGCTGTTCCGCCGCCGGCAACTCGCCGGCCTTGCCGCCGCTGTTCTCCTCGCTGCCGCGCCTGCGGGCGCCCGCGCCCAGGAGTTCATCAACATCCTCACCGGCGGCACCTCCGGCGTCTATTATCCGATGGGCGTCGCGCTCTCGAAAATCTATGGCGAGAAGATCCCGAACGTCCGGCCTACCGTCCAGGCGACGAAGGCCTCGGTCGAAAATCTCGTGCTGCTGCAGCAGGGTCGTGGCGAGATCGCCTTCACGCTGGGCGACTCGCTCGACGCCGCCTGGAAGGGCGACGAAGAAGCCGGCTTCAAGGCGCCGCTGAAGAAGCTGCGCGGCATCAGCGCGATCTACCCGAACTACGTGCAGATCGTCGCCTCCAAGGAGAGCGGCATCAACACGCTCGCCGACCTCAAGGGCAAGCGCCTCTCGGTCGGCGCACCGAAATCCGGCACCGAGCTCAATGCCCGCGCCATCCTCGCCGCAGCGGGGCTCAGCTACAAGGATCTCGGCAAGGTCGAGTATCTGCCTTTCGCCGAGTCGGTCGAGCTCATGAAGAACCGCCAGCTCGATGCCACGCTGCAGTCGGCCGGCCTCGGCGTCGCCTCGCTGCGCGACCTCTCGACCTCGGTCGAGATCAATGTCGTCGAGGTCCCGAAGGCGGTGATCGACAAGGCGGGCACCCCCTTCATCAGCGCGACCATTCCGGCCAACACCTATACCGGCCAGAGCGCCGCGGTGAATACGGCCGCGGTGGTCAACTTCCTCGTCACCCATGAGGGCGTGAAGGAGGAACTGGTCTATCAGATGACCAAGAACATCTTCGAGAACCTCGGCGATCTCGCCGCGTCGCATGCGGCCGGCAAGGAGATCAAGCTCGAGAAGGCGCTCGAGGGCATGCCCGTGCCGTTGCATCCCGGCGCGGCGCGCTACTTCAAGGAAAAGGGCATGAAAGTCGGCTCCTGA
- the aztA gene encoding zinc ABC transporter ATP-binding protein AztA: protein MSAIRLTDLTLGYDRHPAVHHLSGEVATGSLTAIVGPNGAGKSTLLKGITGTLAPLSGGVSIAKGKRLAYLPQSAELDRSFPIHVYDLVAMGLWNRAGIFGRIGASAAHKVEHAIAAVGLTGFERRPIGTLSGGQMQRALFARLLLQDADVILLDEPFTAIDARTTADLLALVQRWHGESRTVVAVLHDMETVRRAFPQTLLLAREAVAWGETADVLTPENLLAARRMVESFDSHAAPCQRDAA from the coding sequence TTGTCCGCCATTCGCCTCACCGACCTGACGCTCGGCTATGATCGCCACCCGGCGGTGCATCACCTCTCCGGCGAGGTCGCCACGGGGAGCCTGACCGCTATCGTCGGTCCGAACGGCGCCGGCAAGTCGACGCTGCTGAAAGGTATCACCGGCACGCTCGCGCCGCTTTCCGGCGGGGTCTCGATCGCCAAGGGCAAGCGGCTGGCCTATCTGCCGCAGTCGGCCGAGCTCGACCGCTCCTTTCCAATCCATGTCTACGATCTCGTCGCCATGGGATTGTGGAATCGCGCCGGCATCTTCGGGCGCATCGGTGCGAGTGCCGCTCACAAGGTCGAGCACGCGATCGCGGCCGTGGGGCTCACCGGTTTCGAGCGCCGGCCGATCGGTACGCTCTCGGGCGGACAGATGCAGCGCGCGCTGTTTGCGCGGCTTCTACTGCAGGATGCTGACGTGATCCTGCTCGACGAGCCCTTCACCGCGATCGATGCGCGTACGACCGCCGACCTCCTGGCTCTGGTGCAGCGCTGGCATGGCGAGAGCCGCACCGTCGTCGCCGTGCTGCACGACATGGAGACGGTGCGCCGGGCCTTTCCGCAGACACTGCTGCTGGCGCGCGAGGCCGTGGCCTGGGGCGAGACGGCCGATGTGCTGACGCCGGAAAACCTGCTCGCGGCGCGGCGCATGGTCGAATCCTTCGACAGCCACGCCGCTCCCTGCCAGCGCGACGCAGCGTAA